One window from the genome of Hyperolius riggenbachi isolate aHypRig1 chromosome 6, aHypRig1.pri, whole genome shotgun sequence encodes:
- the LOC137522253 gene encoding uncharacterized protein, translating into MDPSRRPYSNTTREQRNRLTREQLIDLLRQEMRFRNGQDEETQSFPENPIFDPSNPEHYDDVNRDRIGHKNWCTCNNCTTMPTGIESICCQEIPNVLSKMDNLQCILTHAMIPQLCTNEEWARIFLFLTHGYNAITLADKDRNRRLRKSIYRAFTGWVHGYLGRGERRPIPSCVVNKVRQAFPDPEGQYAGFKQSNEDAAEYMVLDD; encoded by the exons ATGGATCCATCAAGAAGACCGTACTCTAACACAACTAGAGAGCAAAGAAATCGTTTGACGCGAGAACAACTG attgatttgcTACGTCAGGAAATGCGCTTTCGTAATGGGCAGGATGAGGAAACCCAGAGCTTTCCAGAGAATCCAATTTTTGATCCTAGCAACCCTGAACACTACGACGATGTCAATAGAGATCGGATTGGACACAAAAATTGGTGCACGTGTAACAACTGCACAACCATGCCTACCGGAATAGAAAGTATTTGTTGCCAAGAAATACCCAATGTATTGTCCAAAATGGATAACTTACAATGCATACTTACCCATGCAATGATACCTCAGCTTTGTACAAATGAGGAGTGGGccagaatatttttatttttgactcaTGGATATAATGCCATTACTCTTGCTGACAAAGACAGAAACAG GAGACTTCGAAAATCAATTTACCGTGCCTTTACAGGATGGGTACACGGCTATTTGGGACGAGGAGAAAGGCGACCCATACCATCCTGTGTAGTCAATAAAGTAAGACAAGCTTTTCCGGACCCGGAGGGACAGTATGCAGGATTTAAACAGAGTAATGAAGATGCTGCAGAGTACATGGTTTTAGATGACTGA